A window of Hymenobacter aerilatus contains these coding sequences:
- a CDS encoding DEAD/DEAH box helicase: MKVSTLQPFQIVYSLLEHEYLGYLFESYVVQRNARGQLTLQHQTVSAKNAPEFADGLDETDFELVGLTDQIQQDVVIKEFWPKKKTSPADFFLKIFDAEKGDKNLQNAICAYVQERMAQILERLAGKQVFIMGKDGEPTWHEIEVAPEPANVLFHFRRNEDNTHYFPTIQYQGQKLDFQYKNAVIVCAQPAWLLLNDRLYYFRSEVDGKKLQPFLNKKFIVVPRQVEESYYQRFVAPLVESFDVHARGFDIKSERFLARPRLTFSDVATAVVVEPEPPTRGPGRRPAAVAPAAPAVAAPSSHIHFDLSFQYGGHTVPRGHDKKVCVRLEKTADSYVFHRLIRNLEREQELIRALQDRALEMRDGHAVLDKATAFRWLHLHADDLARLGFTVQQGDTSSKDYFIGEVTVQVGITETNDWFDVHGTVHFGEFEVPFIKLRPYILNKRHEYRLPNGQIAIIPEEWFTQYLELFAFAEEHELGLSLRKHHLALVTDLQSGNLAEVTMTRKLEKLREFEAVEDRPMPNGFRGTLRPYQKAGYNWLHFVQDYHFGGCLADDMGLGKSVQTLALLLQRKESGAASGAATLLVMPTSLIYNWLGEAQKFTPALRVLTYTGTYRDKNVEQFQDYDLVLTSYGIVRLDIDLLRTYKFDYVILDESQAIKNPSSTTSQAVRGLHSRHRLILTGTPVENSTMDLWSQMSFINPGLLGTQHFFRKEFLKPIEKGKDEGKMRRLHTLIKPFILRRHKAQVATELPEKIENLSYCPMTEEQQQCYEETKSYYRNKILQNIEEHGTASTQFMLLQGLTKLRQIANHPRMAHEDYEHESGKLREVVRMLRNVVAEGHKVLVFSQFVKHLEIIRHALDEKSLRYAYLDGNTRDRHKEVARFQEDEKLRIFLISLKAGGVGLNLTAADYVFILDPWWNPAVEAQAVDRAHRIGQERTVFTYKFITKNTVEEKILALQNKKIQLVTDLITTDEAIIKSLTKEDIEELLG; this comes from the coding sequence ATGAAAGTCTCTACGTTACAGCCCTTTCAGATCGTTTACTCGCTGCTCGAACACGAATATTTAGGGTACTTATTTGAGTCGTATGTAGTGCAGCGCAACGCGCGCGGCCAGCTCACCTTGCAGCACCAGACGGTATCGGCCAAAAACGCCCCGGAGTTTGCAGATGGCTTAGATGAAACCGATTTTGAACTGGTAGGACTCACAGATCAAATTCAGCAGGATGTAGTGATTAAGGAGTTCTGGCCCAAGAAGAAAACCTCACCCGCCGACTTCTTCCTGAAAATATTTGACGCGGAAAAAGGCGATAAGAACCTACAAAACGCCATTTGCGCCTACGTGCAGGAGCGCATGGCCCAGATTCTGGAGCGGCTGGCAGGTAAGCAGGTGTTTATTATGGGCAAAGACGGCGAGCCTACCTGGCATGAGATTGAGGTAGCCCCGGAGCCAGCCAACGTGCTCTTCCACTTTCGCCGCAACGAGGACAACACCCACTATTTTCCTACCATTCAGTACCAGGGCCAGAAGCTCGACTTTCAGTATAAAAATGCCGTGATTGTGTGCGCGCAACCGGCTTGGCTGCTTCTCAACGACCGGCTCTACTATTTCCGTAGTGAGGTAGATGGCAAGAAATTGCAACCCTTTCTGAATAAGAAGTTTATTGTGGTGCCGCGGCAGGTAGAGGAAAGCTATTACCAGCGCTTTGTGGCCCCCTTGGTAGAATCGTTTGACGTGCACGCCCGTGGCTTCGATATCAAATCGGAGCGCTTCTTGGCGCGGCCCCGCCTCACGTTTTCGGATGTAGCCACCGCTGTAGTTGTAGAGCCGGAACCGCCTACCCGCGGCCCTGGCCGGCGGCCAGCGGCCGTGGCACCCGCCGCACCCGCCGTAGCGGCACCCAGCAGCCATATTCACTTTGATCTTTCCTTCCAGTACGGCGGCCATACCGTGCCCCGCGGCCACGACAAGAAGGTGTGCGTGCGGCTGGAAAAAACGGCCGACAGCTACGTGTTTCACCGCTTGATTCGTAATCTGGAGCGGGAGCAGGAGCTGATTCGGGCGCTGCAAGACCGCGCCTTGGAGATGCGCGACGGCCACGCAGTGCTGGACAAGGCCACGGCCTTCCGCTGGCTGCACCTGCACGCCGACGACCTTGCCCGCCTGGGCTTTACGGTGCAGCAGGGTGACACGTCAAGCAAAGATTATTTTATTGGCGAGGTGACGGTGCAGGTGGGCATCACGGAAACCAACGACTGGTTCGACGTGCATGGCACTGTGCATTTTGGTGAGTTTGAGGTACCGTTTATCAAGCTGCGGCCTTATATTCTAAATAAGCGCCACGAGTACCGCCTACCCAACGGCCAAATTGCCATCATTCCCGAGGAGTGGTTTACGCAGTATCTGGAGCTATTTGCTTTTGCCGAGGAGCACGAACTGGGCCTCTCCCTGCGTAAGCATCATCTGGCTCTGGTAACTGACTTGCAGAGCGGCAACCTGGCTGAGGTGACCATGACCCGCAAGCTGGAAAAGCTGCGCGAGTTTGAGGCCGTAGAAGACAGGCCCATGCCCAATGGCTTTCGGGGCACGCTGAGGCCCTACCAGAAGGCGGGCTACAACTGGTTGCATTTTGTGCAGGACTACCATTTCGGTGGCTGCCTGGCTGATGATATGGGGTTGGGCAAGAGCGTGCAAACGCTAGCTTTGCTGCTTCAGCGCAAGGAAAGTGGGGCGGCCAGTGGCGCGGCCACGCTGCTCGTGATGCCTACCTCCCTGATTTACAACTGGCTCGGCGAAGCACAAAAATTCACGCCAGCTCTGCGCGTGCTCACTTACACGGGCACCTACCGCGACAAAAACGTGGAGCAGTTTCAGGACTACGACCTTGTGCTGACCAGCTACGGCATTGTGCGCCTGGATATTGACTTGCTGCGAACCTACAAGTTCGACTACGTGATTCTAGATGAGTCGCAGGCCATCAAGAACCCCAGCTCCACTACCTCGCAGGCCGTGCGCGGACTACACTCGCGCCACCGTCTTATTCTGACGGGTACGCCGGTAGAAAATAGCACCATGGATTTGTGGTCGCAGATGTCGTTCATCAATCCAGGCTTGCTGGGTACGCAGCACTTCTTCCGCAAGGAGTTTCTCAAGCCCATCGAGAAAGGCAAAGACGAAGGCAAGATGCGGCGCCTACACACGCTTATCAAGCCCTTTATTCTGCGCCGGCATAAGGCGCAGGTAGCCACTGAGTTGCCTGAGAAAATCGAAAACCTCAGCTACTGCCCCATGACCGAGGAGCAGCAGCAGTGCTACGAAGAAACCAAGAGCTACTACCGCAACAAGATTCTGCAAAACATTGAGGAGCATGGCACGGCCAGCACCCAGTTTATGCTGTTGCAGGGCCTCACCAAGCTGCGCCAGATTGCCAACCACCCGCGCATGGCCCACGAGGACTACGAGCACGAGTCGGGCAAGCTGCGTGAGGTTGTACGCATGCTCCGCAACGTAGTAGCCGAGGGGCACAAGGTATTGGTGTTCAGCCAATTTGTGAAACACCTGGAAATTATACGCCATGCGTTGGACGAGAAGAGCCTACGCTACGCCTACCTCGACGGCAACACCCGCGACCGGCACAAGGAGGTAGCCCGTTTTCAGGAAGATGAGAAGCTGCGCATTTTCCTGATTTCGTTGAAAGCGGGCGGCGTCGGCCTCAACCTCACCGCCGCCGACTACGTGTTTATCCTCGACCCGTGGTGGAACCCGGCCGTAGAAGCCCAGGCCGTAGACCGCGCCCACCGCATCGGGCAGGAGCGCACAGTATTCACCTACAAGTTCATCACCAAGAACACAGTAGAGGAGAAAATCCTGGCCCTGCAAAACAAGAAAATTCAGCTCGTCACGGACCTGATTACGACCGACGAGGCCATCATCAAGTCCTTGACCAAGGAGGACATTGAGGAGCTATTGGGGTAG
- the kaiC gene encoding circadian clock protein KaiC, producing the protein MQEDSASLPLLPTLPKSLTGIDGLDEITEGGLPKGRPTLVCGSAGCGKTLMAIEFLVRGILDYNEPGVLMTFEETAAELSSNVASLGFDLPQMQANKMLRLDHVHVDRSEIEETGEYDLEGLFIRLGYAIDSIGAKRVVLDTVEALFSGFPNEAVLRSEIRRLFRWLKDKGVTTIITAERGEGTLTRQGLEEYVSDCVILLDNRVIDQITTRRLRIVKYRGSTHGTNEYPYLITEEGFSVLPITSLNLQHEVSNDIVSSGVAALDEMFGRGGFYRGSSVLITGTAGTAKTTLASAFAAEACRRGEKCLLFAFEESPRQLVRNMLSVGLDLQPFLDQGLLYIEASRPTLNGLERHLVTVHKLINKHQPQTVVIDPITNLISVGSLSEVRSMLTRLIDYLKVHGITALFTALTSPRNGQSEMTEEGVSSLVDTWINVRDLEGVGERNRGLSILKSRGMGHSNQVREFLVTDNGIQLLDVIIGPSGIVTGAGRLTQELQEQAQAIGRQQELDRKDRELERKRRVLEATIANLRTEFESVEEELRQINDEEATRREALHKGRQHIASLSIGRISTPSDDQP; encoded by the coding sequence ATGCAAGAGGATTCAGCTTCTTTGCCACTATTGCCTACCCTGCCCAAGTCGCTGACCGGTATTGATGGCTTGGATGAAATTACAGAAGGTGGCTTGCCCAAGGGACGGCCTACCCTGGTGTGTGGTAGCGCCGGTTGTGGCAAAACCCTGATGGCCATTGAGTTCTTGGTGCGCGGTATTCTCGACTACAATGAACCAGGCGTGCTGATGACCTTTGAGGAAACCGCCGCCGAGCTGTCGTCTAACGTGGCGTCGCTGGGCTTCGACTTGCCCCAGATGCAGGCCAACAAAATGCTGCGCCTCGACCACGTGCACGTCGACCGTTCCGAGATTGAGGAAACCGGCGAGTACGACCTCGAAGGATTGTTTATCCGCCTAGGCTACGCTATCGACTCCATTGGGGCCAAGCGTGTGGTGCTGGACACGGTGGAGGCACTGTTTTCGGGCTTCCCCAACGAGGCCGTGCTGCGCTCTGAGATTCGGCGGTTGTTTCGCTGGCTGAAGGACAAAGGCGTGACGACCATCATCACTGCCGAGCGCGGCGAGGGCACGCTCACGCGCCAGGGCTTGGAAGAATACGTGTCGGACTGCGTGATTCTGCTCGACAACCGCGTTATCGACCAAATTACCACCCGGCGCCTGCGCATCGTGAAATACCGCGGCAGCACCCACGGCACCAACGAGTATCCCTACCTCATCACCGAGGAAGGCTTCTCAGTGCTACCCATCACCTCGCTGAACCTGCAGCACGAGGTATCCAACGATATTGTGTCGTCGGGGGTAGCAGCGTTGGACGAGATGTTTGGCCGTGGTGGTTTCTACCGCGGCAGCAGCGTGCTGATAACCGGCACGGCCGGCACGGCCAAAACCACGCTGGCGTCGGCCTTCGCTGCTGAAGCCTGCCGCCGCGGTGAGAAATGCTTACTGTTTGCCTTCGAGGAGTCGCCGAGGCAGCTAGTGCGCAATATGCTATCCGTTGGCCTGGATTTGCAGCCGTTCCTGGATCAGGGCCTACTGTATATTGAGGCCTCGCGGCCTACCCTCAACGGCTTAGAGCGCCACTTGGTCACGGTGCATAAGCTCATCAACAAGCATCAGCCCCAAACGGTGGTCATCGACCCCATCACCAACCTAATATCAGTAGGTAGCCTCTCGGAAGTGCGCAGCATGCTCACACGTTTGATTGACTACCTGAAAGTACATGGCATCACGGCGCTGTTTACGGCCCTGACCAGCCCCCGCAACGGGCAAAGCGAAATGACGGAAGAAGGCGTTTCGTCGCTGGTAGATACGTGGATTAACGTGCGCGACCTGGAAGGGGTAGGGGAGCGAAACCGGGGCCTGAGTATTCTGAAATCGCGCGGCATGGGGCACTCCAACCAAGTACGCGAGTTTCTGGTAACCGACAACGGCATCCAGCTGCTCGACGTGATTATCGGGCCCAGTGGCATTGTGACTGGTGCCGGGCGCCTCACCCAGGAATTGCAGGAGCAGGCGCAGGCCATTGGCCGCCAGCAGGAGCTGGACCGCAAAGACCGCGAACTGGAACGCAAGCGTCGCGTATTAGAGGCAACCATAGCCAATCTGCGCACCGAGTTTGAGTCGGTGGAGGAGGAGCTGCGGCAAATCAACGACGAAGAAGCGACGCGCCGCGAAGCCCTGCACAAGGGTCGGCAGCACATTGCCAGTCTTTCCATTGGTCGGATTTCCACCCCGTCCGACGATCAGCCGTAA
- a CDS encoding response regulator produces MQKLTCALLVDDDQTNNYLNQLLLKRLQVTDKLLIALNGQEALNLVKEHCQDASPSCPALILLDVKMPVMNGFEFLEAYAQLPLPQKQAIIIVMLTTSLHPQDMERVQKLNIDGFLSKPLTKEKVEGVLKTYFNRHLPPS; encoded by the coding sequence ATGCAAAAGCTAACCTGTGCCTTGCTGGTGGATGACGACCAGACGAATAATTACCTCAATCAATTGCTGCTGAAGCGGCTACAGGTAACAGATAAGCTGCTGATTGCGCTCAATGGGCAGGAGGCGCTGAATCTGGTGAAGGAGCATTGCCAGGATGCCTCTCCCTCGTGCCCCGCCCTGATTTTGCTGGACGTGAAGATGCCCGTGATGAATGGCTTTGAGTTTCTGGAAGCCTACGCGCAATTGCCCTTACCCCAGAAGCAAGCCATCATCATTGTAATGCTTACTACCTCTCTGCACCCACAGGATATGGAACGGGTGCAAAAACTGAACATCGATGGTTTTCTCAGTAAGCCATTGACTAAAGAGAAAGTAGAGGGCGTTCTGAAAACGTATTTCAACCGGCACCTACCGCCGTCCTGA
- a CDS encoding SRPBCC family protein — MHLLLRTRVAQPPARVLAGFDRTLFKALAPPFPRLHLLRFDGSRPGDRVEIELAVGPKRWRWTSLITEAGQLPDGSQYFIDEGQELPAPLRYWRHRHLIEPNPRGLGSVIVEDITYRTGSRIVDVLLYPAMWAQFAYRRPVYRRFFGKPLR; from the coding sequence ATGCATCTTCTTCTTCGCACCCGGGTAGCGCAGCCGCCAGCCCGCGTACTTGCTGGTTTCGACCGCACGCTGTTTAAAGCCCTGGCACCTCCTTTTCCCAGGCTGCACCTGCTGCGCTTCGACGGTAGCCGCCCCGGCGACCGGGTGGAAATTGAGCTGGCGGTGGGACCCAAGCGCTGGCGTTGGACTAGCCTCATCACAGAAGCTGGCCAGCTGCCCGATGGCAGCCAGTATTTTATAGATGAAGGCCAGGAGTTGCCCGCACCGCTACGCTACTGGCGCCACCGCCACCTGATAGAACCCAATCCGCGCGGGCTGGGCAGCGTGATTGTGGAGGATATCACCTACCGCACCGGCTCACGCATAGTAGATGTGCTGCTCTACCCCGCTATGTGGGCGCAGTTTGCTTACCGTCGGCCAGTGTACCGGCGCTTCTTCGGCAAGCCTTTGAGATAG
- a CDS encoding circadian clock KaiB family protein, translated as MGADQPPTLAEAEYVFQLFITGATPNSTRAVRNLKSICEQYLAGRYELQIIDIYQQPLLAKQEQIIAAPTLVRKRPLPVRRLIGDLSERAGVLTVLGLPNPPSTNDVDA; from the coding sequence ATGGGGGCCGACCAACCGCCGACGCTTGCCGAGGCTGAGTACGTTTTCCAACTGTTTATTACCGGGGCTACGCCCAATTCTACCCGCGCCGTGCGCAACCTCAAGAGCATCTGCGAGCAGTATCTGGCAGGGCGCTATGAGTTGCAGATAATAGATATTTACCAGCAGCCGCTGCTAGCAAAACAAGAGCAGATTATTGCAGCGCCTACCCTGGTGCGCAAACGGCCGCTGCCGGTTCGCCGCCTGATTGGCGATTTGTCGGAGCGGGCTGGAGTACTAACCGTGCTGGGCCTACCCAACCCACCCTCAACCAACGATGTGGATGCCTGA
- a CDS encoding sensor histidine kinase yields the protein MPEHEVTVTALTRENEELRLRLQEAEDLISAVRTGAVDALAIQGADGPRIFTLEGADQGYRTLIEQMNEGAMLLSQEGVILYGNAALAELLQQGLQDIIGTAFASFVPTDFQALWQAVFTKGWDAGKSKGELPLRAPEGQLLPLALSANVLQFNGGLVLACILTDLSAQREIKAIRALVAEQNAEISRQQQALRIQEAAQQRIEQAAAEVSRLLEGIPQIAWTANPQGTSTYFNRRWFDYTGRDHTQLEQVWWRDYQHPEDSEAAANCWQQSLESGHVFEAEFRLRDRAGNYRWMLSRALPSYNERGELMQWIGTCTDIHEHKLTQARIDQAQRQLRENNAQLQRANVDLDNFIYTASHDLKAPISNIEGLLHALLEELPATGNSQPEQPVAVLLTMMQDSVDRFKRTLDHLTEVTKLQKEYAAPTSLLPLAATIQDVCLDLAPLIQELGVQLEVAVADCPPILFSEKNLRSVVYNLLSNALKYRAPERMPHVRVWCQATDDFLMLAVQDNGLGLNLTTHQHKLFAMFERFHTHVEGSGIGLYMVKKIMENAGGYIEAQSEVGVGSTFSVYFRR from the coding sequence ATGCCTGAGCATGAGGTGACCGTAACAGCGCTGACGCGCGAAAATGAGGAGCTGCGCCTGCGCTTGCAGGAAGCAGAAGACCTTATTTCGGCCGTGCGCACGGGTGCCGTAGATGCGCTGGCCATCCAGGGTGCCGATGGGCCGCGCATCTTTACGCTGGAAGGCGCCGACCAGGGCTACCGCACCCTGATTGAACAGATGAACGAAGGCGCCATGCTGCTAAGTCAGGAAGGCGTGATTCTGTACGGCAACGCGGCCCTGGCCGAGCTGCTGCAACAAGGGCTGCAGGATATCATCGGTACTGCTTTCGCTTCGTTCGTGCCCACAGACTTTCAGGCGTTGTGGCAGGCAGTGTTTACAAAGGGCTGGGACGCAGGGAAAAGCAAAGGCGAGCTGCCGCTCCGGGCCCCGGAAGGGCAGCTGCTGCCGTTGGCGCTATCAGCCAACGTGTTACAGTTCAACGGCGGGCTGGTGCTGGCTTGCATTCTGACCGACTTATCGGCCCAGCGCGAAATCAAAGCCATTCGGGCGCTGGTGGCGGAGCAAAATGCGGAAATCAGCCGGCAGCAGCAGGCACTAAGGATTCAGGAAGCTGCCCAGCAGCGCATCGAGCAGGCCGCCGCTGAAGTGAGCCGCCTGCTGGAAGGTATTCCACAAATTGCCTGGACCGCCAATCCGCAGGGCACATCCACCTATTTCAACCGCCGCTGGTTCGACTACACAGGCCGCGACCATACCCAACTGGAGCAGGTGTGGTGGCGTGATTATCAACACCCAGAAGACAGCGAAGCCGCTGCCAACTGCTGGCAGCAAAGCCTGGAAAGCGGCCACGTGTTCGAGGCAGAGTTTCGTCTGCGCGACCGTGCCGGCAATTACCGCTGGATGCTCAGCCGCGCCCTACCCTCTTACAACGAGCGGGGCGAGCTGATGCAGTGGATTGGCACCTGCACGGATATCCACGAGCACAAGCTGACACAGGCGCGCATCGACCAGGCCCAAAGGCAGCTGCGGGAAAACAACGCCCAGCTCCAACGCGCTAACGTCGACCTGGACAACTTCATCTATACCGCCTCCCACGACCTGAAAGCACCCATCAGCAACATCGAAGGACTGCTGCACGCGCTTTTGGAAGAATTACCCGCCACCGGCAACAGCCAACCCGAGCAGCCGGTAGCGGTACTGCTGACGATGATGCAGGACTCGGTGGACCGGTTCAAGCGCACGCTCGACCACCTCACGGAAGTCACCAAATTGCAGAAAGAGTATGCGGCGCCAACCTCGTTGCTGCCGTTAGCGGCTACTATTCAGGATGTCTGCCTGGACTTAGCTCCACTGATACAGGAGTTGGGTGTCCAGCTGGAAGTAGCCGTAGCCGATTGCCCGCCCATACTGTTTTCGGAAAAGAACCTGCGCAGCGTTGTCTATAACCTGCTGAGCAATGCCCTCAAGTACCGGGCACCGGAGCGGATGCCGCATGTGCGGGTATGGTGCCAGGCCACAGACGATTTTCTGATGCTGGCGGTGCAGGACAACGGGCTAGGCCTGAACCTGACCACCCACCAGCACAAGCTATTTGCGATGTTCGAGCGGTTTCATACCCACGTGGAGGGTAGCGGAATCGGGCTGTATATGGTCAAGAAAATCATGGAGAATGCCGGTGGATACATTGAGGCGCAGAGTGAGGTCGGCGTAGGCTCTACGTTTTCGGTTTATTTCCGCCGCTAA
- the kaiB gene encoding circadian clock protein KaiB: MENALVATTLSMEKETWELRLYVAGQTAKSVTALNNLHKYCERYLKGRYQLEVIDLLKNPQLAEGDQILAIPTLVRKVPSPIRRIIGDLSNQERVLVGLDIRPLESPEQ, from the coding sequence GTGGAAAATGCACTCGTTGCCACTACCCTCAGCATGGAGAAGGAAACCTGGGAGCTGCGCCTCTACGTAGCCGGACAAACCGCCAAATCGGTAACCGCCCTAAATAATCTACATAAATACTGTGAGCGGTATTTGAAAGGCCGTTATCAGTTGGAAGTGATTGATTTACTAAAGAATCCGCAGTTGGCGGAGGGCGACCAGATACTGGCCATTCCTACCCTGGTGCGCAAAGTGCCCTCGCCTATTCGTCGTATCATCGGCGACCTGTCGAATCAGGAGCGGGTGCTGGTAGGGCTGGACATCCGGCCCTTGGAAAGCCCCGAGCAATAG
- a CDS encoding class I SAM-dependent methyltransferase yields MHYDPIKRSLGNVFNRTPWLRRLFYHLLDLLLLRTWHVHRELRQWAKGRTQEPLTILDAGAGYGQYTYWLSSLGPKWQILAVDVKEEQVADSNNFFRQIGRPQVQFAVQDLVLYQEPNSFDLALSVDVMEHILEDVEVFRNIHTSLKDGGMLLISTPSDQGGSDVHGDGETSFIEEHVRDGYNIHEIQQKLRTAGFERIEARYSYGEPGQVSWRLSMKYPILMLGKSRLFFLLLPFYYLLVFPFCLLLNWFDARTTHESGTGLIVKAWK; encoded by the coding sequence TTGCATTACGACCCGATTAAACGCTCCCTGGGCAATGTGTTTAACCGCACCCCGTGGTTGCGGCGTCTGTTCTACCACCTGCTCGACTTGTTGCTACTGCGCACTTGGCACGTGCACCGCGAGCTGCGCCAATGGGCTAAAGGCCGCACCCAGGAACCGCTCACCATCTTAGATGCCGGCGCCGGCTACGGCCAGTATACCTACTGGCTGAGCAGCTTGGGCCCCAAGTGGCAAATCCTGGCCGTGGATGTGAAAGAGGAGCAGGTGGCCGACTCCAACAACTTTTTCCGGCAGATTGGCCGGCCGCAGGTGCAGTTTGCCGTGCAGGATCTGGTGCTGTACCAAGAGCCCAACAGCTTCGATCTGGCGTTGTCGGTAGATGTGATGGAGCATATTCTGGAAGATGTGGAAGTGTTTCGCAACATCCATACCTCGCTCAAGGATGGCGGCATGCTGCTCATCTCTACCCCCAGCGACCAGGGTGGCTCCGACGTGCACGGCGACGGCGAAACCAGCTTCATTGAAGAGCACGTGCGCGACGGCTACAACATTCACGAGATACAACAGAAGCTGCGCACGGCTGGTTTCGAGCGCATTGAGGCCCGTTATAGCTACGGCGAACCGGGTCAGGTTTCTTGGCGCCTGAGCATGAAGTACCCCATTCTGATGCTGGGCAAGTCGCGGCTGTTCTTCCTTCTTTTGCCGTTTTACTACCTCCTGGTGTTCCCCTTCTGCCTGCTGCTGAACTGGTTTGATGCCCGCACCACCCACGAATCCGGCACTGGCTTGATTGTGAAAGCCTGGAAGTAG
- a CDS encoding FtsX-like permease family protein codes for MNVPLLIARRYFFSKKKRNIISIISNISMVGVAVGTMALIIVLSVFNGLEDLVRGLYGKSDPDLMISAVQGKSFPVDSAFIDRITAVPGVALVTQVIEDNALLQYHDRQMVVKMKGMSENYFAQSNIDSAIVEGDHRLVRDGQDYALLGAGVQHELSIALDNRLSPLRLLYPRNTGKKLLSMNPETAFNEQAILAGGVFLIEQRIDDSYIFVPLEFARDLLLYGNRRTSLEVRVGDQHYVDDVKEELRQLLGPKFQVLNSDEQHVSLLKAIKVEKMFVFITFAFILLIASLNIFFSLSMLVIDKKKDVAILRAMGATTQLIRNIFLLEGAIVAMVGAITGLVLGVGICWLQQTFHLVSMGMATAVVDSYPVQMQAMDIVLTGLAIIVITVSVSIRPALNAARLDVRDNL; via the coding sequence GTGAACGTTCCTTTGCTCATTGCCCGGCGCTACTTTTTCTCGAAGAAGAAGCGCAACATCATCAGCATCATCTCCAACATTTCGATGGTAGGGGTGGCTGTGGGCACCATGGCGCTCATCATTGTGCTGTCGGTGTTCAACGGGCTGGAAGACCTTGTACGCGGCCTCTACGGCAAATCGGACCCCGATCTGATGATTTCGGCCGTGCAGGGCAAGTCTTTTCCCGTAGACAGTGCCTTCATCGACCGCATCACGGCCGTGCCAGGCGTGGCGCTTGTTACGCAGGTGATTGAGGATAATGCCCTACTGCAGTACCACGACCGCCAGATGGTGGTGAAAATGAAGGGCATGAGCGAGAACTATTTCGCCCAGAGCAACATCGACTCGGCTATTGTGGAAGGTGACCACCGCCTCGTGCGCGACGGCCAGGACTACGCCTTGCTGGGCGCCGGCGTGCAGCACGAGCTCAGCATTGCCCTCGACAACCGCCTTTCGCCCCTGCGCCTGCTCTACCCCCGCAACACGGGCAAAAAGCTGCTGTCTATGAACCCCGAAACGGCGTTCAACGAGCAGGCTATCCTGGCCGGCGGCGTGTTTTTGATTGAGCAGCGCATCGATGACAGTTACATCTTTGTACCTCTGGAGTTTGCTCGCGACCTGCTGCTCTACGGCAACCGCCGCACCTCGCTGGAAGTACGCGTGGGCGACCAGCACTACGTAGACGACGTGAAGGAGGAGCTGCGCCAGCTGCTCGGCCCCAAGTTCCAAGTGCTCAACTCCGACGAGCAGCACGTGAGCCTGCTGAAAGCCATCAAGGTAGAGAAGATGTTTGTGTTCATCACTTTCGCCTTCATTCTGCTCATCGCCTCGCTCAACATCTTCTTCTCGCTGTCGATGCTGGTGATAGACAAGAAAAAGGACGTGGCCATCCTACGGGCTATGGGTGCCACTACCCAGCTGATTCGCAATATCTTCTTGCTGGAAGGCGCCATTGTGGCCATGGTGGGCGCCATAACAGGGCTGGTGCTGGGGGTAGGAATTTGCTGGCTGCAACAAACCTTCCACCTCGTTTCGATGGGCATGGCCACGGCCGTAGTAGATTCCTACCCCGTACAAATGCAGGCCATGGATATTGTGCTGACGGGCCTCGCTATTATTGTAATTACCGTTTCGGTATCTATCCGGCCGGCGCTGAATGCGGCGCGCTTAGACGTGCGCGACAATTTGTAA